From a region of the Enterobacter cancerogenus genome:
- the mazG gene encoding nucleoside triphosphate pyrophosphohydrolase, translating to MTQIDRLLGIMKRLRDPENGCPWDKEQTYATIAPYTLEETYEVLDAISREDFDDLRGELGDLLFQVVFYAQMAQEEGRFNFDDICAAISDKLERRHPHIFGDATAGNSTEVLARWEAIKSDERAEKSQHSALDDIPLNLPALMRAHKIQKRCSAVGFDWTSLGPVLDKVHEEIDEVMHEAQQAVVDEAKLEEEMGDLLFATVNLSRHLGVKAETALQKANIKFERRFREVERIVASRGLEMTGIDLDVMEEVWQEVKRQESDL from the coding sequence ATGACGCAAATCGACCGCCTGCTCGGCATCATGAAACGCCTGCGCGACCCGGAAAACGGCTGCCCGTGGGACAAAGAGCAGACATACGCGACCATCGCCCCGTACACGCTTGAAGAGACCTACGAAGTGCTGGACGCCATTTCTCGCGAAGATTTTGACGACCTGCGCGGCGAGCTGGGCGATCTGCTGTTCCAGGTGGTGTTCTACGCCCAGATGGCGCAGGAAGAGGGGCGTTTTAACTTTGACGATATCTGCGCCGCCATCAGCGACAAGCTGGAGCGCCGTCATCCGCACATTTTTGGCGATGCCACCGCGGGCAACAGCACGGAAGTGCTGGCGCGCTGGGAAGCGATCAAAAGCGACGAACGCGCGGAAAAATCCCAACACTCTGCGCTGGACGACATCCCGCTGAACCTGCCCGCGCTGATGCGCGCCCATAAAATTCAGAAACGCTGTTCTGCCGTTGGCTTTGACTGGACCTCCCTCGGCCCGGTGCTGGATAAAGTGCATGAAGAAATTGATGAAGTGATGCACGAAGCGCAGCAGGCCGTGGTGGATGAGGCGAAACTCGAGGAGGAGATGGGCGATCTGCTGTTTGCCACCGTCAATCTTTCACGCCACCTGGGGGTAAAAGCGGAAACCGCGCTGCAAAAAGCCAACATAAAGTTTGAACGACGCTTTCGTGAAGTCGAACGCATTGTGGCCTCGCGCGGCCTGGAAATGACCGGGATTGACCTTGATGTGATGGAAGAGGTGTGGCAGGAAGTAAAACGCCAGGAATCTGATCTCTAA